One genomic segment of Theobroma cacao cultivar B97-61/B2 chromosome 6, Criollo_cocoa_genome_V2, whole genome shotgun sequence includes these proteins:
- the LOC18595403 gene encoding DCN1-like protein 4 isoform X1: MMRRSASKKTGQPNSTNPITYSPSDLFRTASSKASSKEMERIDNLFYAYANRSSGMIDPEGIETLCSDMEVDHTDVRILMLAWKMRAEKQGYFILEEWRRGLKALRADTVSKLRKALPELEKEIRRPSNFVDFYSYSFRYCLTEEKQKSIDIESICQLLDLVLGSQFRAQVDYFIDYLKIQSDYKVINMDQWMGFFRFCNEISFPDLNNYNPDLAWPLVLDNFVEWMQAKQS, encoded by the exons ATGATGCGTCGCTCTGCATCCAAGAAAACGGGTCAACCCAATTCCACCAACCCGATTACTTATTCTCCCTCCGATCTCTTTCGCACCG CTTCAAGTAAGGCATCTTCAAAAGAGATGGAACGGATTGACAACCTATTCTATGCTTATGCCAATAGGTCTTCTGGTATGATTGA CCCAGAAGGGATTGAAACTCTATGTTCCGATATGGAAGTCGATCACACAGATGTTAGGATCTTGATGCTTGCTTG GAAAATGAGAGCTGAAAAACAAGGATACTTTATCCTG GAGGAATGGCGAAGAGGGCTGAAAGCACTGAGGGCTGACACTGTAAGTAAACTGAGGAAGGCCCTCCCAGAGCTAGAGAAAGAG ATCAGGAGGCCATCAAACTTTGTGGATTTCTATTCCTATTCATTCCGCTATTGCCTGACAG AGGAGAAACAAAAGAGTATAGATATAGAGAGCATATGTCAATTGCTGGATCTCGTTTTAGGATCCCAATTCCGTGCGCAGGTTGACTATTTTATTGACTATTTGAAG ATTCAGAGTGATTATAAGGTCATAAACATGGATCAATGGATGGGCTTTTTTCGGTTCTGCAATGAG ATAAGTTTCCCAGAccttaataattataatcCAGACCTCGCTTGGCCATTGGTCCTGGACAATTTTGTAGAATGGATGCAGGCGAAGCAAAGCTAA
- the LOC18595403 gene encoding DCN1-like protein 4 isoform X2, whose translation MMRRSASKKTGQPNSTNPITYSPSDLFRTASSKASSKEMERIDNLFYAYANRSSGMIDPEGIETLCSDMEVDHTDVRILMLAWKMRAEKQGYFILEEWRRGLKALRADTVSKLRKALPELEKEIRRPSNFVDFYSYSFRYCLTEEKQKSIDIESICQLLDLVLGSQFRAQVDYFIDYLKIQSDYKVINMDQWMGFFRFCNEG comes from the exons ATGATGCGTCGCTCTGCATCCAAGAAAACGGGTCAACCCAATTCCACCAACCCGATTACTTATTCTCCCTCCGATCTCTTTCGCACCG CTTCAAGTAAGGCATCTTCAAAAGAGATGGAACGGATTGACAACCTATTCTATGCTTATGCCAATAGGTCTTCTGGTATGATTGA CCCAGAAGGGATTGAAACTCTATGTTCCGATATGGAAGTCGATCACACAGATGTTAGGATCTTGATGCTTGCTTG GAAAATGAGAGCTGAAAAACAAGGATACTTTATCCTG GAGGAATGGCGAAGAGGGCTGAAAGCACTGAGGGCTGACACTGTAAGTAAACTGAGGAAGGCCCTCCCAGAGCTAGAGAAAGAG ATCAGGAGGCCATCAAACTTTGTGGATTTCTATTCCTATTCATTCCGCTATTGCCTGACAG AGGAGAAACAAAAGAGTATAGATATAGAGAGCATATGTCAATTGCTGGATCTCGTTTTAGGATCCCAATTCCGTGCGCAGGTTGACTATTTTATTGACTATTTGAAG ATTCAGAGTGATTATAAGGTCATAAACATGGATCAATGGATGGGCTTTTTTCGGTTCTGCAATGAG GGGTAA
- the LOC18595404 gene encoding deSI-like protein At4g17486 — protein sequence MLCRKNSSCEETGSVPVYLNVYDLTPINGYAYWFGLGVYHSGVQVHGVEYAFGAHEYPTTGIFEAEPKQCDGFTFRKSILIGKTDLGPADVRGVMEDLAEEYKGNAYNLITKNCNHFCNDACVRLTGNPIPSWVNRLARIGFFCNCVLPVTLNATKVRHHRIEDKPCEAEKKKLTSSSNRFTSSSNSSSSSNSSPSITQTRGRSRSRRSLPPSSPLILGPSSS from the exons atgtTGTGTCGCAAAAATTCGAGTTGTGAGGAGACAGGATCAGTACCAGTGTATCTCAATGTGTATGATCTAACACCAATTAATGGCTATGCATATTGGTTTGGACTTGGGGTGTATCATTCTGGTGTTCAAG TTCATGGGGTTGAATATGCGTTTGGAGCTCATGAGTATCCAACGACGGGAATATTTGAAGCAGAACCTAAACAATGTGATGGGTTCACGTTTAGGAAATCAATTTTGATTGGAAAAACAGATTTGGGGCCTGCAGATGTGAGGGGAGTAATGGAGGATCTAGCAGAGGAGTACAAAGGGAATGCCTACAATTTAATCACCAAGAATTGTAACCATTTCTGCAATGATGCTTGTGTCAGATTGACTGGGAATCCAATCCCGAGTTGGGTTAATCGGCTTGCTAGAATTG GCTTCTTCTGCAACTGTGTTCTTCCGGTGACCTTAAATGCAACCAAAGTCCGGCATCATAGAATTGAAGACAAGCCTTGTGAAGcagagaagaagaaactgACAAGCAGCTCTAACAGATTCACatcttcttcaaattcttcttcatcttcaaatTCATCGCCTTCCATCACTCAAACTCGCGGTAGAAGCAGAAGCAGACGTTCGCTGCCTCCATCTTCACCTTTGATTCTTGGACCTTCATCATCTTGA